One window of the Syngnathus typhle isolate RoL2023-S1 ecotype Sweden linkage group LG21, RoL_Styp_1.0, whole genome shotgun sequence genome contains the following:
- the LOC133145318 gene encoding uncharacterized protein LOC133145318, which produces MLKVVRVHVHYGSQKLDTYAILDDGSERTMLLPTAAKSLALNGAPEDLPLRTVRSDIQVLHGHTVSFRVSSPTNPNIMFKITDAFTASHLNLAPHSYPVSHLQRKFKHLRGIPIPTFREVKPLLLIGSDQPHLVTPIEPVRLGPHGSPAAVRTRLGWTLQGPCQSTGRPAHPAQCLFTSVPPPMDDLYRHVERLWQVDTVPYRPEREVTRSKQDQQAIALLETKTGRTEVSGILRYATPLLRHAAMPLLQAPKESVMALLRSTERRLLKNPEQGQAYQAEMRKLIESGAVQEISEDTSSTESWFIPHHLVTHNGKNRLVFNCSHQFLGQSLNQFLLPGPTLGASLLAVLLRFREGPIAVSGDIKGMFHQVRLLPEDRPLLRFLWRDLEVEQPPKIFEWQVLPFGTTCSPCCATYALQRHVKDPSKSNDDMRFSVEHCFYVDNYLQSVATPSEAKGRVDRLRKLLASGGFELRQWACNDPNVLSHLPSELRSTSLDLWLAQDKSNPFESTLGLSWNWQADSLGYKQRLVPYDVPTLRNIYRVLASQYDPLGYLLPFSIRAKLILRQLWDKQRGWDDPNLPPDLLQAWSCWEAELKHLPDITMPRPYAPADSHREGTTRQVHIFADASEKAYGAVAFLRTEDNQGKVHLSFVLARSRIAPKRVHSVPRLELCAALVAAQLASTLKKELALPVHSTVLWSDSTTVLTWLHSQSCRYKVFVGSRVAEIQELTEGFVWRYVDSDNNPADDLTRGKTLISLLEPNRWSQGPTFLLQGPTTWPEMPHGIPPDDAAELRKGTFCGSTVTSPDIAILQDKTCNTWQELMDATARELHGQAPPIYSPTAEEYRQAEVLILQRAQKQSFPDDCAQLSAGKPVKTSSRLLTLAPVIDTSIDLIRVGGRLRRLEGQNEVTPHPIVLDASHPVTRLLIKKYDQDLKHPGPERVFAELRRTYWIIHGREAVRRYQRSCVDCQRWRAKPSIPKMADLPTARLQLHKPAFHATGMDCFGPMLVKVGRRHEKRWGLIFKCLTTRAVHLDLIRNMDTDAFLMALRRFIARRGTPSELWSDHGTNFKGGEKELREAFTSMCPTLQSQLAPRKIKFNFNPPAAPHFGGVWEREVRAVKSALRTCLGTEPIHEDVLSTVLLEVEAILNSKPLGYVSADLSDVDPVTPNSLLLGRPDGSLPQIVYPKSEILSRRRWRHSQVLADQFWSRFIRDYLPGLQTRQKWQASPPDLLEKSVVMITEPQLPRAMWPIGHVTKVHRSDDGHIRSADVDIKGRQYTRPVARLVVLPALPAEVTQDSHKD; this is translated from the coding sequence ATGTTGAAGGTGGTGCGAGTACACGTGCACTATGGTAGTCAGAAGTTAGACACCTACGCTATACTGGATGATGGGTCTGAGAGGACTATGCTGCTCCCCACCGCTGCTAAGTCCCTAGCCCTTAACGGCGCTCCCGAAGACCTCCCACTGCGCACAGTGCGCTCGGACATCCAAGTCTTGCATGGCCATACAGTGTCATTCCGGGTCTCCTCTCCCACCAACCCTAATATTATGTTTAAGATCACTGATGCCTTTACAGCCAGCCATCTTAATCTAGCCCCACATAGCTACCCAGTTAGCCACCTACAGAGGAAGTTCAAGCACCTGCGTGGAATCCCTATTCCTACCTTCCGAGAAGTAAAGCCCTTGCTTCTCATAGGTTCAGACCAGCCCCACCTCGTAACCCCCATCGAGCCTGTCAGGCTTGGTCCTCATGGTAGCCCAGCAGCTGTCCGCACTAGACTGGGGTGGACCTTGCAGGGCCCGTGTCAGTCGACGGGGCGGCCAGCTCACCCAGCTCAATGCCTGTTCACCTCTGTTCCACCACCCATGGATGATCTCTACAGGCATGTGGAGAGACTCTGGCAAGTGGATACAGTCCCCTACAGGCCAGAGAGGGAAGTGACACGATCCAAGCAGGATCAGCAAGCCATAGCCCTGCTGGAGACGAAGACAGGACGTACCGAGGTGAGTGGCATCCTTAGATACGCTACTCCCCTGTTACGCCATGCGGCTATGCCACTATTGCAAGCACCGAAAGAATCAGTTATGGCCCTGCTGCGCAGCACTGAGAGACGCCTCCTTAAGAACCCTGAGCAGGGACAAGCATACCAAGCGGAGATGCGGAAACTCATCGAGTCAGGCGCAGTGCAGGAAATTAGCGAGGACACCTCATCAACGGAGAGCTGGTTTATCCCCCATCACCTCGTGACCCATAACGGGAAGAACCGCCTCGTCTTTAACTGTTCTCATCAATTTTTGGGCCAGTCCCTTAATCAGTTCCTCCTACCAGGCCCAACTCTAGGTGCCTCACTGCTAGCGGTCCTATTGAGGTTCCGAGAAGGTCCCATTGCAGTTAGTGGGGACATTAAagggatgttccaccaggtcCGTCTCCTCCCTGAGGATCGCCCCCTTCTGAGATTTTTATGGAGAGACCTAGAGGTAGAACAACCACCCAAGATCTTTGAATGGCAGGTCCTCCCCTTTGGGACCACCTGTAGCCCATGTTGTGCGACATACGCCCTGCAAAGACATGTCAAGGATCCCAGTAAGTCAAACGATGACATGAGGTTCTCCGTGGAGCACTGTTTCTATGTCGACAACTACCTGCAGAGTGTGGCTACACCCAGCGAAGCAAAGGGTCGGGTGGACCGGCTCAGGAAACTCCTCGCCTCGGGCGGCTTCGAATTGCGACAGTGGGCTTGCAATGACCCAAATGTTCTCAGCCACCTACCTTCAGAGCTCAGATCCACCAGTCTAGACCTGTGGCTAGCCCAAGATAAGTCCAACCCGTTTGAGTCGACCCTGGGCCTCAGCTGGAACTGGCAGGCAGACTCCCTAGGCTACAAGCAGCGGTTAGTCCCTTACGATGTACCAACCTTGAGGAACATTTATAGAGTCCTAGCCTCACAGTACGATCCATTGGGATACCTGCTGCCATTCTCCATTCGCGCCAAGCTCATCCTAAGACAGCTGTGGGACAAGCAGCGAGGTTGGGACGATCCTAACCTCCCTCCTGACCTGCTACAGGCTTGGTCCTGTTGGGAGGCGGAGCTCAAGCATCTGCCGGACATTACCATGCCACGTCCGTATGCGCCTGCGGATAGCCACCGCGAAGGGACCACTCGGCAAGTGCACATCTTTGCTGACGCCTCAGAAAAGGCCTACGGGGCTGTAGCCTTCCTCCGAACCGAAGACAACCAGGGTAAGGTACATTTATCCTTTGTTCTGGCTCGCTCCCGCATAGCCCCTAAGCGTGTGCATTCTGTACCTCGCCTTGAGCTGTGTGCGGCTCTTGTAGCAGCGCAGTTGGCTTCCACCCTCAAGAAAGAGCTTGCTCTCCCAGTACACAGCACAGTATTGTGGTCTGACTCTACCACTGTACTCACCTGGCTACACTCGCAATCCTGTCGATACAAGGTGTTTGTAGGGTCAAGAGTAGCTGAGATCCAGGAGCTTACGGAAGGCTTTGTTTGGCGCTACGTAGACTCAGACAACAACCCTGCCGACGACCTGACAAGAGGGAAGACATTGATATCCCTGTTGGAGCCCAATCGATGGTCACAAGGACCCACCTTCCTTCTACAGGGTCCAACCACCTGGCCAGAAATGCCACACGGTATTCCACCTGATGATGCCGCTGAACTAAGGAAAGGTACGTTCTGTGGGTCCACCGTCACCTCACCTGACATTGCCATTCTACAAGACAAGACGTGCAACACCTGGCAGGAACTCATGGACGCTACTGCAAGGGAGCTTCATGGCCAGGCCCCTCCGATCTACTCACCTACCGCTGAAGAATACCGACAAGCTGAAGTACTCATCCTTCAACGAGCCCAGAAGCAATCCTTCCCAGACGATTGTGCTCAGCTGTCTGCAGGGAAGCCTGTTAAAACTTCGAGTCGACTTCTTACTCTAGCGCCAGTCATCGACACCTCCATCGACCTAATCAGAGTAGGAGGCCGGTTACGCCGTCTAGAGGGCCAGAACGAGGTCACCCCACACCCTATCGTCCTCGACGCCTCACACCCTGTGACCCGCCTGCTCATAAAGAAATATGACCAGGACCTTAAACACCCAGGGCCAGAGCGAGTCTTTGCAGAGTTGCGGAGGACCTATTGGATCATTCACGGCCGTGAAGCAGTTCGTCGCTATCAACGTTCCTGTGTAGATTGTCAGCGCTGGCGGGCCAAGCCTTCCATAcctaaaatggctgacctcccAACCGCACGCCTCCAGTTGCATAAACCTGCCTTCCACGCCACTGGCATGGACTGTTTCGGTCCCATGTTAGTAAAGGTTGGACGACGCCATGAGAAACGCTGGGGTCTCATCTTCAAGTGCTTGACCACCAGAGCGGTACATCTGGACCTCATACGAAATATGGACACCGATGCTTTCCTGATGGCTTTGAGGCGATTCATTGCCAGAAGAGGAACCCCCTCGGAACTGTGGTCAGACCACGGGACCAATTTCAAGGGGGGAGAGAAGGAGCTTCGGGAAGCCTTCACAAGTATGTGTCCAACCCTACAAAGTCAACTCGCTCCACgtaaaatcaaattcaacttcaaccccccagcagcccctcacttTGGTGGAGTATGGGAGAGAGAAGTACGAGCAGTCAAGTCTGCACTCCGCACCTGTCTAGGTACTGAGCCTATCCATGAGGACGTCCTCTCCACCGTCCTGTTGGAAGTGGAGGCCATTCTCAACTCAAAACCTTTGGGCTATGTGTCTGCTGACCTGTCTGACGTCGACCCCGTGACCCCCAACAGCCTCCTACTGGGGCGGCCTGATGGATCACTCCCCCAGATCGTCTACCCGAAGAGCGAAATCCTGAGCCGAAGGCGCTGGCGGCACTCCCAAGTCCTTGCCGACCAGTTTTGGTCAAGATTCATCAGGGATTACCTACCGGGATTgcaaacaagacagaaatggcaagcctccccccccgacctcctggagaagtcagtggtcatgatcaccgagccacagttaccccgtgccatgtggcctattggtcatgtgacgaagGTTCATCGCAGTGACGATGGCCACATAAGGTCAGCTGATGTCGACATTAAAGGGCGGCAGTACACCCGACCAGTAGCTCGACTGGTGGTGCTACCAGCCCTCCCAGCGGAAGTGACTCAGGACTCTCATAAAGACTGA
- the LOC133145322 gene encoding diacylglycerol kinase iota-like isoform X3: protein MMAVSPAHPPGRRTPSTATTCGWRPAARANSATSGRTPACSRLRSLRPGGSAPPARSSSTPAAPSTQEVQSPDVTPWPSRDQDQLQNVLRHHWVHRRRQDGKCKQCGKSFQQKFFHSKEIIAISCSWCKQAIEEPCSLGAHAAVIVPPSWIIRVRKPQSLLKNSARRKRRTSFKRRTSKKGPDESKWRPFMLKPLPSPLMKPILVLVNPKSGGNQGAKLLQMFMWILNPRQVFDLSQGGLREALDLYRKVPNLRILACGGDGTVGWILSTLDELQMKPQPPVAVLPLGTGNDLARTLNWGGGYTDEPVSKVLGQVEDGSVVQLDRWNLQVEQSYGAERQLQDGTQKLPLDVFNNYFSLGFDAHVTLEFHESREANPEKFNSRFRNKMFYAGAAFSDFLQRSSRDLSKHVRVVCDGTDLTPKIQDLKFQCIVFLNIPRYCAGTMPWGNTGDHRDFEPQRHDDGCIEVIGFTVASLAALQVGGHGERLHQCREVVLTTFKTVPVQVDGEPCRLAPSTLRISLRNQANMVQKSKRRTSVPLLNDPHAVPERLRLRVNRIGLHEYDRLQYDKERLRDISVPVGIVVVRGDCDLETCRLYIDRLREDLQQAPSLGHRVHYQDESRGMPRTTSAGRLSSSWSFLDSTSADRFYRIDKAQEHLHFVTEICQDEVFILDREGPAGGRVSSAGMPDLVAEPSAGAPLTPEEQALLTAASAGDLSTLSECVRHGVSLLVRDGAGCSALHKAARKGHAQLVVFILQQGSKVLLDLPDGEKGDTALHKAAWEKQHAVCRLLVEAGASLHKTNFQGKTPVEQAAGDLELTSYLSSHKTPLAPHEDLETAV, encoded by the exons ATGATGGCCGTCTCGCCCGCTCATCCGCCCGGCAGGAGAACGCCGTCAACGGCGACCACCTGTGGATGGAGACCAGCTGCTCGGGCGAACTCTGCTACCTCGGGGAGGACGCCTGCCTGCTCAAGGCTGCG AAGTCTGCGcccaggaggaagtgcgccgccTGCAAGATCGTCGTCCACACCAGCTGCACCGAGCACACAGGAAGTCCAAAGCCCTGACGTGACGCCTTGGCCGTCTCGTGATCAAGATCAACTTCAG AACGTGCTGAGGCACCACTGGGTGCACCGCCGGCGCCAGGACGGCAAGTGCAAGCAGTGCGGGAAG AGCTTTCAGCAGAAGTTCTTCCACAGTAAAGAAATCATCGCCATCAGCTGTTCGTGGTGCAAGCAGGCT ATCGAGGAACCGTGCTCGCTGGGCGCCCACGCCGCCGTCATCGTGCCTCCGTCCTGGATCATCAGAGTCAGGAAACCGCAG AGCTTGCTCAAGAACTCGGCCAGGAGGAAAAGGCGCACGTCTTTCAAGCGCAGGACCAGCAAGAAGGGGCCGGAT GAGTCCAAATGGCGGCCGTTCATGCTGAAGCCGCTGCCCTCGCCGCTCATGAAGCCCATCCTGGTCCTCGTCAACCCCAAGAGCGGAGGCAACCAG GGCGCCAAGCTGCTCCAGATGTTCATGTGGATCCTGAACCCGCGGCAAGTCTTTGACCTGTCGCAGGGCGGCCTTCGGGAGGC GTTGGATTTGTATCGCAAAGTGCCAAACTTGAGGATCCTGGCCTGCGGTGGAGACGGCACG GTGGGCTGGATCCTGTCCACGCTGGACGAGCTACAGATGAAGCCGCAGCCTCCGGTGGCCGTCCTTCCTCTGGGAACAGGAAACGACCTCGCCAGGACGCTCAACTGGGGCGGG gGCTACACGGACGAGCCCGTGTCCAAGGTTCTGGGCCAGGTGGAGGACGGCTCGGTGGTGCAGCTGGACAGGTGGAACCTGCAGGTGGAGCAGAGCTACGGCGCCGAGCGGCAGCTCCAAGACGGCACGCAGAAG CTGCCCCTCGACGTCTTCAACAACTACTTCAGCCTGGGCTTCGACGCTCACGTCACGCTGGAGTTCCACGAGTCCAGAG AGGCCAACCCCGAAAAGTTTAACAGTCGCTTCCGCAACAAAATGTTCTACGCGGGG GCCGCCTTCTCCGATTTCCTCCAGAGAAGCTCGAGGGACTTGTCCAAGCACGTCCGAGTGGTG TGCGACGGGACCGACTTGACTCCCAAGATCCAAGATTTGAAATTCCAGTGCATcgtctttctaaacattcccAG GTACTGCGCGGGCACCATGCCCTGGGGGAACACCGGCGACCACCGCGACTTTGAGCCGCAGCGTCACGACGACGGCTGCATCGAGGTCATCGGCTTCACCGTGGCCTCGCTG GCGGCGCTGCAGGTGGGCGGTCACGGCGAGAGGCTCCACCAGTGCCGCGAGGTGGTCCTCACCACCTTCAAGACGGTGCCGGTGCAG GTGGACGGCGAGCCGTGCCGACTGGCGCCGTCCACGCTGCGCATCTCGCTGCGCAACCAGGCCAACATGgtccagaagagcaagagacgCACCTCGGTGCCGCTGCTCAACGA CCCCCACGCCGTCCCCGAGCGGCTTCGGCTGCGGGTCAACCGGATCGGCCTGCACGAGTACGACCGCTTGCAGTACGACAAAGAGCGGCTGCGGGACATCT CGGTTCCGGTGGGCATCGTGGTGGTGAGGGGCGACTGCGACTTGGAAACGTGCAGACTCTACATCGACAGACTGCGAGAG GACTTGCAGCAGGCGCCCTCTCTTGGCCACAGAGTGCATTACCAG GATGAGAGCCGGGGGATGCCTCGGACCACCTCGGCTGGCAGACTCTCTTCCAGCTGGAGCTTCTTGGATT CCACATCGGCCGATCGCTTCTATCGCATCGACAAGGCCCAG GAACACCTTCACTTTGTCACGGAAATCTGCCAGGACGAGGTGTTCATCCTGGACCGCGAGGGCCCGGCGGGGGGCCGGGTGTCATCGGCCGGGATGCCCGACCTGGTGGCCGAGCCCAGCGCCGG CGCGCCGTTGACTCCCGAGGAACAAG CGCTGTTGACGGCGGCGAGCGCCGGGGATCTCTCCACG TTGTCGGAGTGCGTGCGTCACGGCGTCAGCCTGCTGGTGCGAGACGGCGCCGGTTGCTCGGCCCTGCATAAAGCCGCGCGGAAAGGACACGCCCAGCTGGTGGTCTTCATCCTGCAGCAGG GATCCAAAGTGCTTCTCGACTTGCCCGACGGAGAAAA AGGGGACACCGCCTTGCACAAAGCCGCTTGGGAGAAGCAGCACGCCGTGTGTCGGCTGTTGGTGGAGGCGGGCGCGTCGCTTCACAAAACCAACTTTCAG GGGAAGACCCCGGTGGAGCAGGCGGCGGGCGACCTGGAGCTGACCTCCTACCTGAGCAGCCACAAAACACCTTTGGCCCCCCACGAGGATTTGGAGACGGCAGTCTGA
- the LOC133145322 gene encoding diacylglycerol kinase iota-like isoform X7, translating into MAPARSFAPAWTGRRTPSTATTCGWRPAARANSATSGRTPACSRLRSLRPGGSAPPARSSSTPAAPSTQEVQSPDVTPWPSRDQDQLQNVLRHHWVHRRRQDGKCKQCGKSFQQKFFHSKEIIAISCSWCKQAFHNKVTCFMLHQIEEPCSLGAHAAVIVPPSWIIRVRKPQSLLKNSARRKRRTSFKRRTSKKGPDESKWRPFMLKPLPSPLMKPILVLVNPKSGGNQGAKLLQMFMWILNPRQVFDLSQGGLREALDLYRKVPNLRILACGGDGTVGWILSTLDELQMKPQPPVAVLPLGTGNDLARTLNWGGGYTDEPVSKVLGQVEDGSVVQLDRWNLQVEQSYGAERQLQDGTQKLPLDVFNNYFSLGFDAHVTLEFHESREANPEKFNSRFRNKMFYAGAAFSDFLQRSSRDLSKHVRVVCDGTDLTPKIQDLKFQCIVFLNIPRYCAGTMPWGNTGDHRDFEPQRHDDGCIEVIGFTVASLAALQVGGHGERLHQCREVVLTTFKTVPVQVDGEPCRLAPSTLRISLRNQANMVQKSKRRTSVPLLNDPHAVPERLRLRVNRIGLHEYDRLQYDKERLRDISVPVGIVVVRGDCDLETCRLYIDRLREDLQQAPSLGHRVHYQDESRGMPRTTSAGRLSSSWSFLDSTSADRFYRIDKAQEHLHFVTEICQDEVFILDREGPAGGRVSSAGMPDLVAEPSAGAPLTPEEQALLTAASAGDLSTLSECVRHGVSLLVRDGAGCSALHKAARKGHAQLVVFILQQGSKVLLDLPDGEKGDTALHKAAWEKQHAVCRLLVEAGASLHKTNFQGKTPVEQAAGDLELTSYLSSHKTPLAPHEDLETAV; encoded by the exons ATGGCCCCGGCAAGGAGCTTCGCACCCGCATGGACTGGACG GAGAACGCCGTCAACGGCGACCACCTGTGGATGGAGACCAGCTGCTCGGGCGAACTCTGCTACCTCGGGGAGGACGCCTGCCTGCTCAAGGCTGCG AAGTCTGCGcccaggaggaagtgcgccgccTGCAAGATCGTCGTCCACACCAGCTGCACCGAGCACACAGGAAGTCCAAAGCCCTGACGTGACGCCTTGGCCGTCTCGTGATCAAGATCAACTTCAG AACGTGCTGAGGCACCACTGGGTGCACCGCCGGCGCCAGGACGGCAAGTGCAAGCAGTGCGGGAAG AGCTTTCAGCAGAAGTTCTTCCACAGTAAAGAAATCATCGCCATCAGCTGTTCGTGGTGCAAGCAGGCT TTCCACAACAAGGTCACGTGCTTCATGCTGCACCAGATCGAGGAACCGTGCTCGCTGGGCGCCCACGCCGCCGTCATCGTGCCTCCGTCCTGGATCATCAGAGTCAGGAAACCGCAG AGCTTGCTCAAGAACTCGGCCAGGAGGAAAAGGCGCACGTCTTTCAAGCGCAGGACCAGCAAGAAGGGGCCGGAT GAGTCCAAATGGCGGCCGTTCATGCTGAAGCCGCTGCCCTCGCCGCTCATGAAGCCCATCCTGGTCCTCGTCAACCCCAAGAGCGGAGGCAACCAG GGCGCCAAGCTGCTCCAGATGTTCATGTGGATCCTGAACCCGCGGCAAGTCTTTGACCTGTCGCAGGGCGGCCTTCGGGAGGC GTTGGATTTGTATCGCAAAGTGCCAAACTTGAGGATCCTGGCCTGCGGTGGAGACGGCACG GTGGGCTGGATCCTGTCCACGCTGGACGAGCTACAGATGAAGCCGCAGCCTCCGGTGGCCGTCCTTCCTCTGGGAACAGGAAACGACCTCGCCAGGACGCTCAACTGGGGCGGG gGCTACACGGACGAGCCCGTGTCCAAGGTTCTGGGCCAGGTGGAGGACGGCTCGGTGGTGCAGCTGGACAGGTGGAACCTGCAGGTGGAGCAGAGCTACGGCGCCGAGCGGCAGCTCCAAGACGGCACGCAGAAG CTGCCCCTCGACGTCTTCAACAACTACTTCAGCCTGGGCTTCGACGCTCACGTCACGCTGGAGTTCCACGAGTCCAGAG AGGCCAACCCCGAAAAGTTTAACAGTCGCTTCCGCAACAAAATGTTCTACGCGGGG GCCGCCTTCTCCGATTTCCTCCAGAGAAGCTCGAGGGACTTGTCCAAGCACGTCCGAGTGGTG TGCGACGGGACCGACTTGACTCCCAAGATCCAAGATTTGAAATTCCAGTGCATcgtctttctaaacattcccAG GTACTGCGCGGGCACCATGCCCTGGGGGAACACCGGCGACCACCGCGACTTTGAGCCGCAGCGTCACGACGACGGCTGCATCGAGGTCATCGGCTTCACCGTGGCCTCGCTG GCGGCGCTGCAGGTGGGCGGTCACGGCGAGAGGCTCCACCAGTGCCGCGAGGTGGTCCTCACCACCTTCAAGACGGTGCCGGTGCAG GTGGACGGCGAGCCGTGCCGACTGGCGCCGTCCACGCTGCGCATCTCGCTGCGCAACCAGGCCAACATGgtccagaagagcaagagacgCACCTCGGTGCCGCTGCTCAACGA CCCCCACGCCGTCCCCGAGCGGCTTCGGCTGCGGGTCAACCGGATCGGCCTGCACGAGTACGACCGCTTGCAGTACGACAAAGAGCGGCTGCGGGACATCT CGGTTCCGGTGGGCATCGTGGTGGTGAGGGGCGACTGCGACTTGGAAACGTGCAGACTCTACATCGACAGACTGCGAGAG GACTTGCAGCAGGCGCCCTCTCTTGGCCACAGAGTGCATTACCAG GATGAGAGCCGGGGGATGCCTCGGACCACCTCGGCTGGCAGACTCTCTTCCAGCTGGAGCTTCTTGGATT CCACATCGGCCGATCGCTTCTATCGCATCGACAAGGCCCAG GAACACCTTCACTTTGTCACGGAAATCTGCCAGGACGAGGTGTTCATCCTGGACCGCGAGGGCCCGGCGGGGGGCCGGGTGTCATCGGCCGGGATGCCCGACCTGGTGGCCGAGCCCAGCGCCGG CGCGCCGTTGACTCCCGAGGAACAAG CGCTGTTGACGGCGGCGAGCGCCGGGGATCTCTCCACG TTGTCGGAGTGCGTGCGTCACGGCGTCAGCCTGCTGGTGCGAGACGGCGCCGGTTGCTCGGCCCTGCATAAAGCCGCGCGGAAAGGACACGCCCAGCTGGTGGTCTTCATCCTGCAGCAGG GATCCAAAGTGCTTCTCGACTTGCCCGACGGAGAAAA AGGGGACACCGCCTTGCACAAAGCCGCTTGGGAGAAGCAGCACGCCGTGTGTCGGCTGTTGGTGGAGGCGGGCGCGTCGCTTCACAAAACCAACTTTCAG GGGAAGACCCCGGTGGAGCAGGCGGCGGGCGACCTGGAGCTGACCTCCTACCTGAGCAGCCACAAAACACCTTTGGCCCCCCACGAGGATTTGGAGACGGCAGTCTGA